A single window of Plasmodium malariae genome assembly, chromosome: 8 DNA harbors:
- the PmUG01_08021400 gene encoding DnaJ protein, putative yields the protein MDIEKCRCYYKILNVQNNATLEEIKKSYKKIILQYHPDKNAHLPEEEQRRCTNIFRCVQEAYECLIDEKRRKWYDKNRWRIIRGKGDEEEADEAACGPNGQWERSTKDVNRYYSGSRTKINIWEYFSNNCYNGFDDKEENNFYNVYKKLFENIIKEENEELTWSYNNRHKEDKEEKINAPSFGNSKTSGKDIDDFYDYWTNFSTVKKFDYYYEYLKNAEFENRNVRRNLKKAGEKRSIKERKEYNDNIRSLVQHLKKHDIRYLNRVVEIAEEKRKKIEEIERHKKQQMMLKRKLLFEQNNFKREYLEHKENDNSSARWSSSNEDNFENKGQSTYNGCTYGEELRRKNPDQKKEEKVKKGANPNEGDVKAAVSSIEAKTTNAANATNAVCTASEHKKRMHTGDDNDDDEEDTIVYNKIIYRCDVCRKNFKSMKQYTSHESSKKHLTNFLKNAQKYELNGIFREDEGGETGKEVHKEVQQKDWKEVQNDVCEDVEQEVGQENSSEIRDEEKSKAEGSVKKEKKKKKMKMKKKKEEMEKENTPYCRNTQKDTNSAEKSSNSNEDLLSWYKNGKKKNKDIFLQAEKSVFENKDSLHEDLKVSNSSSDYYETSRRKKKKPKKKKKKEGMNTINKEVNNPSKINKDGTNKQKVNGQTECKLKESINKNQCKVCNETFNSRNKLFEHIQTEGHAAYKDMTIPTKMSKNRRER from the coding sequence ATGGACATAGAAAAATGTAGGTGCTACTACAAAATACTTAACGTCCAAAACAATGCTACTTTAGAGGAGATTAAGAAAagctataaaaaaataatactacaATATCATCCAGATAAGAATGCACATTTGCCTGAAGAAGAGCAAAGAAGatgcacaaatatatttagatgTGTTCAAGAAGCATACGAATGTTTAATTGATGAAAAACGTAGAAAATGGTATGACAAAAATAGATGGCGTATTATTAGGGGGAAAGGAGATGAAGAAGAGGCGGATGAAGCTGCATGTGGACCAAATGGACAGTGGGAAAGAAGTACGAAGGACGTGAACAGGTATTACAGTGGTAGCAGAacaaagataaatatatggGAATACTTTAGCAATAACTGTTACAACGGATTTGATGACAAGGAAGagaacaatttttataatgtgtataaaaaattatttgaaaatataataaaagaagaaaatgaagaattaacatggagttataataatagacataaagaagataaagaagaaaaaattaatgccCCAAGCTTTGGTAATTCGAAGACGAGTGGAAAAGATATAGATGATTTTTATGATTATTGGACAAATTTTTCaacagtaaaaaaatttgattattattatgagtACTTAAAAAATGCTGAGTTTGAAAATAGGAATGTTAGGAGGAATTTAAAGAAAGCAGGGGAAAAAAGAAGcataaaagaaagaaaggaATACAATGATAATATTAGATCACTTGTAcagcatttaaaaaaacatgatATACGTTATTTAAACAGAGTCGTTGAAATTGCggaggaaaaaagaaaaaaaattgaagaaatAGAAAGGCATAAAAAGCAGCAGATGATGTTAAAAAGAAAACTGCTGTTTGAGCAGAATAATTTTAAGCGGGAATATTTGGAGCATAAGGAAAATGATAACTCAAGTGCTCGCTGGTCCTCATCTAATGAGGATAATTTCGAAAATAAAGGACAATCCACTTATAATGGGTGCACATATGGGGAAGAATTACGTAGGAAAAACCCCGATcaaaagaaagaagaaaaggtGAAAAAAGGCGCTAATCCTAATGAAGGGGATGTTAAAGCGGCTGTTTCGAGCATCGAAGCTAAGACCACGAACGCTGCTAATGCTACGAATGCGGTTTGCACTGCTAGTGAGCATAAAAAGAGAATGCATACGGGAGATGACAACGACGACGATGAGGAAGATACAATTgtttacaataaaattatctaTAGATGTGATGTATGtagaaaaaatttcaaaagcATGAAGCAATACACTTCTCATGAGTCTTCGAAAAAACATTTAACCaactttttgaaaaatgcGCAAAAGTACGAATTGAACGGTATTTTTAGAGAAGACGAAGGAGGTGAAACGGGAAAGGAGGTACATAAAGAGGTGCAGCAAAAAGATTGGAAAGAGGTACAGAATGACGTATGTGAAGACGTGGAGCAAGAAGTAGGACAAGAGAACAGTTCTGAAATACGAGACGAGGAAAAAAGTAAAGCAGAAGGAAGCGTAAAGAAagagaagaagaagaagaagatgaagatgaagaaaaagaaggaggagatggaaaaagaaaacacaCCTTATTGTAGAAATACACAAAAGGATACGAACTCTGCCGAGAAGTCTTCAAATTCTAATGAGGATTTATTATCATGGTATAAAAATGGcaaaaagaagaataaagatatattccTACAAGCAGAAAAGAGTGTGTTTGAGAATAAGGATTCTTTACATGAGGACCTGAAGGTTAGCAATTCTAGTAGTGATTATTATGAAACATcaagaagaaagaaaaaaaaacccaaaaaaaaaaaaaaaaaagaaggtaTGAATACAATTAATAAGGAAGTAAACAATCCttctaaaataaataaggatggtacaaacaaacaaaaagtGAATGGTCAAACAGAGTGTAAATTAAAAGAGAGCATAAACAAAAATCAGTGCAAAGTATGTAATGAAACTTTTAATTctagaaataaattatttgaacaCATACAAACGGAAGGGCATGCAGCATATAAGGACATGACCATACCTACAAAAATGAGTAAAAATAGGAGGGAAcgttaa
- the PmUG01_08021500 gene encoding DnaJ protein, putative, translating to MKNMNFLINKSIFFIFSKITTFFCWAEKKKLNEQVIKYVENSKIINHPIDTSITNFYFISNEINKLVNIRNKLLVCDKQSRKRITEKCFNLYCFLITSAKLKKKNNNFFKRKILEYVEETIARSIEKIKIEDIDKKLIPYSIYIRSEKSLGSLVADLNIACSSYLNKINSVRIRHLIIDKDEINIDEEWKKKHECFFNKKKLKIPISKHNYEYILNGLHKSSLRKQVLYLLNIPFENKNLNKDVINILKKRYDIATKMGYKNWAHYSISHFTSEKNNYDKVNDFLALVKMKIDKEYDTVKCSMEKTINLEKSTNMQVNIDDKKDSCVKLAIYDWNYYYNKILNKSDEYLINTYFPHAHVLKNFLIIVSKIYNFAYEEVKQEAGQERWGKNSHIYKIKKKRNEKIMNSNIMNGKNLLDNTRREQDKSGSNLLGYIYIMPYKDISFMDYFRIPLIDSLPNTCLICAGHVLIDYRFLSSVPIEKKLFSCSEILTLFHEFGHAYHLLFLSTKYNMYRMSNMPLDYAELFSHINEHVANNYNIMYNLSNNINDNSKINEYLFKTMKFDYSRLANIFSQSMLDYAIHNLDPYAFFEGHQGMVSCAEVVIRSIRGTRSKNCNSHRDSDKYGMHTYHENSYDHSLDKFYSTVEKYFPYSFSSHYSIHSTSFPYHFSCCYAGSVLSYLFAEMRVLLNFSTDNLSLKKYSSLVSFQRKFYEIIEDDLTFDANPSIITHALANKKMLLRKAAHY from the exons atgaaaaatatgaattttttgataaataaaagtatattttttattttttccaaaataacAACGTTTTTTTGTTgggcagaaaaaaaaaaattaaatgaacaaGTCATAAAATATGTAGAGAATTCGAAAATAATTAATCATCCAATAGACACAAGTATAACAAActtttactttatttcaAATGAAATAAACAAACTTGTAAACATAAGAAATAAGCTGCTTGTTTGTGATAAGCAAAGTAGGAAACGAATAACGGAGAAATGCTTCAATCTGTACTGCTTTTTAATTACAAgtgcaaaattaaaaaaaaaaaataataattttttcaaaagaaaaattctGGAATATGTGGAGGAGACCATTGCTAGAagtattgaaaaaataaaaattgaggATATAGATAAGAAACTCATTCCGTatagtatatacataagaaGCGAAAAGTCGCTCGGTAGTTTAGTGGCAGACTTGAATATAGCCTGCTCCAGTTATCTCAATAAAATCAACAGCGTCAGGATAAG ACACTTGATAATAGACAAGGATGAAATAAACATCGATGAGGAGTGGAAGAAGAAGCACGAATGTTTCTTTAACAAGAAGAAACTTAAAATACCTATAAGCAAACATAATTATGAGTATATTTTGAACGGTTTACATAAATCCAGTTTGAGAAAGCAAGTCCTTTACTTGCTTAACATTCCGtttgaaaacaaaaatttaaataaagatgtaataaatatattaaaaaaaagatatgacATAGCTACTAAAATGGGGTATAAAAATTGGGCACATTATTCCATATCACACTTTACTAgtgaaaagaataattatgataaagTAAATGACTTTCTTGCATTAGTAAAGATGAAAATAGACAAAGAGTATGATACAGTAAAATGTAGTATGGAAAAGACAATTAATCTAGAAAAAAGTACCAACATGCAGGTTAACATTGATGATAAAAAGGATAGTTGTGTCAAGTTAGCCATATATGACTGgaattattactataataaaattctGAACAAGTCAGatgaatatttaataaatacatattttccaCATGCACatgttttgaaaaattttcttattattgtttcaaaaatttacaattttgCATATGAGGAGGTGAAACAAGAGGCAGGTCAAGAGAGATGGGGAAAGAATAGTCAtatctataaaataaaaaagaagcggaatgagaaaattatgaatagtAATATTATGAATGGTAAGAACTTGTTAGATAATACAAGAAGAGAACAAGACAAGAGTGGAAGTAATTTATtagggtatatatatataatgccTTATAAGGACATCAGTTTTATGGATTATTTTAGAATTCCGTTAATAGATTCTTTACCAAATACATGTTTAATATGTGCTGGTCATGTACTAATTGATTATAGATTTCTCAGTAGTGTACCGATCGAAAAGAAGCTATTTAGTTGTTCCGaaattttaacattatttCATGAATTTGGTCATGcatatcatttattatttttatctactaaatataatatgtacagGATGTCAAATATGCCATTAGATTATGCTGAATTGTTTTCTCATATTAATGAACACGTTgctaataattataatattatgtacaatttatcaaataatataaatgacaATTCTAAGATCAATGAGTACCTTTTTAAAACGATGAAATTTGATTACTCACGACTGGCCAATATATTTTCCCAGTCGATGCTTGACTACGCAATTCATAATCTCGACCCGTATGCGTTTTTTGAGGGTCATCAAGGTATGGTAAGCTGTGCAGAAGTGGTAATACGCAGCATACGGGGAACACGCAGCAAAAATTGTAATTCACATAGAGATAGTGATAAATATGGGATGCATACATATCATGAAAATAGTTATGACCATTCCTTGGACAAATTTTACAGTACCGTTGAAAAGTATTTTCCGTATAGTTTTTCTTCTCACTATTCTATACATTCAACTAGTTTTCCGTACCATTTTTCATGTTGCTATGCTGGATCGGTCTTAAGTTATCTGTTCGCTGAAATGCGGGTGCTCCTTAACTTTTCAACAGATAActtatctttaaaaaaatatagctcCTTAGTTTCATTTCAAAGAAAATTTTACGAGATTATTGAGGACGATTTGACATTTGATGCGAACCCTTCAATAATAACTCATGCACTGGCtaacaaaaaaatgcttTTAAGAAAAGCAGCTCATTACTGA
- the PmUG01_08021200 gene encoding conserved Plasmodium protein, unknown function, with the protein MIHNSSTSKKKFLTFNESKVLVASTLRTGRGIEMLNKIINEKYLLRKEYNNLKLLTKLGLLEKQKLGYSLWFIERKIRYKLIITFNEFYYKCKISECVQEKKKKCYKNYNGFKKVYGLFKLESIIQLKAKKLVQNFFSKFFVFKELFLYSKKGKKGIDNVSLHQKETSIVNIQTNCTFPKDYEYYKCTNYHLHKKFPLRNINCASAKEINYVYNNNYMENKKTTKQNYSLNKSYTLLPLIPYYYDNLPSIKMSHHNKDLIKNDYIR; encoded by the exons ATGATTCata ATAGTTCCACATCGAAGAAAAAGTTTCTCACGTTCAATGAGAGCAAAGTATTAGTTGCCAGTACTTTAAGAACTGGAAGAGGAATAGaaatgttaaataaaataattaatgaaaaatatttgttaagaaaggaatataataatttaaaactcCTGACCAAATTAGGACTTTTGGAAAAACAGAAACTTGGTTATAGTTTATGGTTtatagaaagaaaaattagataCAAATTGATCATCACATTTAAcgaattttattataaatgtaaaatttctGAATGTgttcaggaaaaaaaaaaaaaatgttataaaaattataatggcTTTAAAAAGGTATATGGATTATTTAAGTTAGAGTCAATAATTCAGTTAAAGGCGAAAAAATTagtacaaaattttttttctaaattttttgtatttaaagAATTGTTTTTGTATagcaaaaaaggaaagaaaggAATAGATAATGTCTCGTTACATCAAAAAGAAACTAGTATTGTGAATATCCAAACTAATTGCACATTTCCAAAAGACTATGAATACTATAAATGTACGAATTATCATTTACACAAAAAATTTCCTTTGAGAAATATCAATTGCGCGAGCGCAAAAGAGATAaactatgtatataataataattatatggaaaataaaaaaacaacaaaacaaaattactCATTGAACAAATCGTATACCTTACTACCGTTAATACCTTATTATTACGATAATTTGCCCTCTATTAAAATGTCTCATCATAATAAAGATTTgattaaaaatgattatatcAGATAG
- the UPF1 gene encoding regulator of nonsense transcripts 1, putative has translation MDKTFDYNQIDVDDVDDFDDFYDFYPHNEKKKINRISKSYFSDDYYDYDMKDAGENSTIHKEGVGRSKREMKNKDQHSQNKDNTNIKSVNCSYTGSVEKKQEKNEDDKVCVRIDDRREIRHKGDEKKEEGEEEVEVDEVEVDEIEVDEIEVDEIEVDEIEVDEIEVDEIEVDETEVEEVEEEGKGKTVGMDVRQNVRKNDQRRNAKVIDELGGNEQDGISKKKKKNHNNQKHEHTNSFHVQNSIEHLYDVSNYDDNLSSGCLEYPREDYDLENKKKKRYEERDNVWSSDSNSNGNISNNEYIRNGSNRNGNSNNNSSTNSYSRIGSNYAERRNTNERSKHSNNNSVSNRSRLKKKEEKLKYYRCRYCEIDSIDSVVQCNTCDRWFCNGSYGTCGSHIVTHLVRSKHKEIKLHKNSLLGETILECYNCGCRNVFLLGFLPTSEEGVVVIICRDPCLARFLSLYGRSNARGNEDDHAKEHAKEYAKEYAKEYAKEYAKEHAKEYAKEHVKEYVNDSESTIKKGDIGKKQELHNNEKGVKYKKEQQDTDDHDDNVRRAKNDVDITTGKNYIISSDEFSFSEDNWSELEGKNSMNYDSYFCYDKRKKRERKNKIGKTDEKNVTSDEVKHERRKRDKVEGEGQRNAERGVQKSGHANKHDVWEPDQNGSISEGSHDSDNGSINGSISGSINGSANGSINGSASGSINGSDNGSGGMGELAELGKMKEWNLKKWQPLIEDRCFLDWLVSIPSVEEAEKKGKKLATSYNVNKLEELWKNKKDVYIDELDSEILNDEPVKVALKYDDVHHYQSIFAPLIKLEADYDKSIKEGQKQGNVTIRWDIGLNKKRYAHFIYVKEESELRLVAGDELKLSYTYPNGKVWSCEGHISRLHNTEEIALELRILGTADGPWVDNITTGFSVEFVWKSTAYDRMLLALNEFAYNSYSLSGYLYHKLLGHDISDESLEYYKNDLVYNNSNSNYHNSNSNYHNSNSNYHNSNNHNSNNHNSNNHNSNSNYNMHDGKRRGGLPIVNYSAPNLAPLNHSQIDAIKKSLVSPLSLIQGPPGTGKTLTCATLVYHLSTMRKGGKVLVTAPSNVAVDQLSVRIHRTGLKVVRLCAKSRESVPSIADYLYLHNQMKLLKSDIGEELNKLLELKEEVGELSQKDERRLKKLIFYAEQEILIEADVICSTCVGAMDKRLKKFRFSQVLVDEATQSTEPECLVPLVTGAKQIVLVGDHCQLGPIIVCKKAANAGLGKSLFERLVMLGITPFRLEVQYRMHPALSEFPSYVFYDGCLQNGITLKEREYPLKNFPWPNPKCPMFFYNTAGLEEMSASGTSYLNRSEASNMEKLVRTLLQCGLKANQIGVITPYEGQRAYITSLLQKNLPFQHASDIEVASVDAFQGREKDFILLSCVRSNKKLGIGFLNDPRRLNVALTRAKYGLIICGNAKVLSRQHYITKEKINSNETITNVNSVWINLLTQFKKKDLIVEGCLSNLKLVTINIPTPVKQPSRYINFNYFEGYERADKGRALGSTSFRRITSAGYVDNIYGNSRITNYNYTSGNYDRNNDKFNYNSGKNRKKFNSNISSTSTNHNNNISYINMNMSNHSYCNDSVMNKDFFSFMNHHPGSKHGLNSYINNMSQLSQLNDYSVDNRNLLLSEGGKLHDASFSSNEKYNSSVKNCRSNCGSICDSSIGNNPSNSNFLYYNNNLTEDKNMSNNSVDLNCKEGYYNLNSKNCDIFPQLFYYKNNQSDNFHPSYQYANETNENRSLTLAPKKFKNKNVMSSSEHPNMLLQDGSVLVGDFKLSGDPTQDV, from the coding sequence atggaTAAGACATTTGATTACAACCAAATAGATGTTGATGATGTGGACGACTTTGATgatttttatgatttttaccctcataatgaaaaaaaaaaaataaatagaataagTAAAAGCTATTTTTCTGATGACTATTATGATTATGATATGAAAGATGCCGGTGAGAACAGTACAATACATAAGGAAGGGGTCGGAAGAAGTAAAAGGGAAATGAAGAATAAGGATCAACATAGTCAGAATAAGGACAATACGAATATTAAATCAGTGAATTGTTCATATACGGGTTCTGTGGAAAAAAAGCAAGAGAAGAATGAAGATGATAAGGTGTGTGTGAGAATAGACGACCGAAGAGAAATTAGACACAAGGGGGATGAAAAGAAGGAGGAAGGAGAGGAGGAGGTAGAAGTAGATGAAGTAGAAGTAGATGAAATAGAAGTAGATGAAATAGAAGTAGATGAAATAGAAGTAGATGAAATAGAAGTAGATGAAATAGAAGTAGATGAAATAGAAGTAGATGAAACAGAAGTAgaagaagtggaagaagaGGGAAAAGGGAAAACCGTAGGGATGGATGTAAGGCAGAATGTAAGGAAAAATGATCAGCGCCGTAATGCAAAAGTAATAGATGAACTTGGTGGTAATGAGCAAGACGGAATTtctaaaaagaagaaaaagaatcaTAATAATCAAAAACATGAGCATACGAATTCATTTCACGTGCAAAATAGTATAGAACACTTATATGATGTTAGCAATTATGATGACAACTTATCCAGCGGATGCTTGGAATACCCCAGGGAGGATTATGATTtggaaaataagaaaaagaagaggtACGAGGAAAGGGATAATGTCTGGAGTAGTGACAGTAATAGCAATGGGAATATCAGCAATAATGAGTACATCCGTAATGGTAGTAACAGAAACGGgaatagcaataataatagcagcaCTAATAGCTACAGTCGTATCGGTAGTAATTATGCAGAAAGAAGAAACACGAACGAGCGCAGCAAGcatagtaacaataacagtGTTAGTAATAGATCTaggcttaaaaaaaaagaagagaaattaaaatattatagatGCCGTTATTGTGAAATTGATTCTATTGATAGTGTTGTTCAGTGCAATACATGTGATCGATGGTTTTGTAATGGGTCCTATGGTACCTGTGGTAGTCATATTGTTACTCACTTAGTTCGATCAAAAcataaagaaattaaattacATAAGAATAGTCTACTAGGTGAAACTATTTTAGAATGTTATAATTGTGGATGTAGAAATGTGTTCTTGTTAGGATTTCTGCCGACATCGGAGGAAGGGGTTGTCGTAATTATCTGTAGGGACCCCTGTTTGGCTAGATTTCTTTCGTTGTATGGTAGAAGTAATGCAAGGGGAAATGAGGATGATCATGCAAAAGAGCATGCAAAAGAGTATGCAAAGGAGTATGCAAAGGAGTATGCAAAGGAGTATGCAAAGGAGCATGCAAAAGAGTATGCAAAGGAGCACGTAAAGGAGTATGTAAATGATAGTGAATCAACTATAAAGAAAGGGGATATTGGGAAAAAACAAGAATTACATAACAATGAGAAAGGtgttaaatataagaaagaGCAACAAGATACCGATGACCATGACGATAACGTGAGAAGAGCGAAGAACGACGTAGATATAACAACAGGGAAGAACTACATAATTAGTAGCGATGAATTTTCGTTTAGTGAAGATAACTGGAGTGAGTTGGAGGGGAAAAACAGCATGAACTATGACAGTTATTTCTGTTAtgataaaaggaaaaagagaGAAAGGAAGAATAAAATTGGCAAAACTGATGAGAAGAATGTTACTAGTGATGAAGTCAAACACGAAAGGAGAAAAAGGGACAAAGTGGAAGGGGAAGGACAAAGAAATGCAGAAAGGGGTGTGCAAAAAAGCGGACACGCTAATAAGCATGATGTGTGGGAACCTGATCAGAATGGTAGTATCAGTGAAGGTAGCCATGATAGTGACAATGGTAGTATCAATGGTAGTATCAGTGGTAGTATCAATGGTAGTGCCAATGGTAGTATCAATGGTAGTGCCAGTGGTAGTATCAATGGTAGTGACAATGGTAGTGGCGGAATGGGCGAATTAGCCGAGTTGGGAAAGATGAAGGAAtggaatttaaaaaaatggcaACCACTAATTGAAGATAGGTGTTTTTTAGATTGGCTAGTTAGTATTCCATCTGTTGAGGAGGCAGAGAAGAAAGGAAAGAAGTTAGCTACTTCATATAATGTAAACAAATTAGAGGAATTATGGAAGAACAAAAAGGATGTTTATATAGATGAATTAGATtcagaaatattaaatgatgAACCTGTAAAGGTAGCACTAAAATATGATGATGTACATCACTATCAGTCTATTTTTGCACCATTAATTAAGTTAGAAGCTGATTATGATAAATCAATTAAAGAAGGGCAAAAACAAGGGAATGTAACAATTCGTTGGGATATCggattaaataaaaaaagatatgctcattttatatatgtgaagGAAGAAAGTGAACTAAGATTAGTAGCAGGAGATGAGTTGAAATTGTCTTACACATATCCAAATGGAAAAGTATGGTCATGTGAAGGTCATATATCAAGATTACATAATACTGAAGAAATAGCATTGGAGTTACGAATTTTAGGAACAGCTGATGGTCCATGGGTTGACAATATAACTACTGGATTTTCTGTTGAATTTGTATGGAAAAGTACAGCATATGATCGTATGTTATTAGCTTTAAATGAATTTGCTTATAATTCGTATTCACTTAGTGgttatttatatcataaaCTGTTAGGTCATGATATATCTGATGAATCTTtggaatattataaaaacgatttagtatataataatagtaatagtaattatcataatagtaatagtaattatcataatagtaatagtaattatcataatagtaataatcataatagtaataatcataatagtaataatcataatagcaatagtaaTTACAACATGCATGATGGAAAGAGAAGGGGAGGATTACCTATTGTAAATTACTCAGCGCCAAATTTAGCTCCTCTTAATCATTCCCAAATAgatgcaataaaaaaaagtttggTGTCCCCTTTGTCATTAATTCAAGGTCCACCAGGAACAGGTAAAACATTAACGTGTGCTACTTTGGTATATCATTTATCTACTATGAGAAAGGGTGGAAAGGTATTAGTGACAGCTCCGAGTAACGTTGCTGTTGATCAGTTATCAGTACGAATTCATAGAACAGGTTTAAAGGTTGTTAGATTGTGTGCTAAAAGTAGAGAATCCGTTCCAAGTATTGCTgactatttatatttacataatcaAATGAAACTTTTAAAAAGTGATATAGGtgaagaattaaataaattattagaattaaaagaagaagtAGGTGAGTTATCGCAAAAAGATGAAagaagattaaaaaaattaattttttatgctGAACAGGAAATCTTAATAGAAGCAGATGTAATTTGTTCTACATGCGTTGGTGCAATGGATAAAAGATTAAAGAAATTTCGATTTAGTCAAGTATTAGTAGATGAAGCTACACAGTCAACAGAACCAGAATGTTTAGTTCCTTTAGTAACAGGTGCAAAACAAATAGTACTTGTTGGTGATCATTGTCAGTTGGGTCCTATTATTGTTTGTAAGAAAGCTGCAAATGCAGGATTAGGAAAAAGTTTATTTGAACGATTGGTTATGTTAGGTATTACTCCATTTAGATTAGAAGTACAATATCGTATGCATCCAGCTTTAAGTGAATTTCCTTCTTATGTCTTTTATGATGGTTGCTTACAAAATGGAATAACATTAAAAGAGAGGGAATAtccattaaaaaatttcccATGGCCTAATCCCAAATGTccaatgtttttttataatacagCAGGACTAGAAGAGATGTCTGCATCTGGTACTAGTTATCTGAATAGAAGTGAAGCAtcaaatatggaaaaattagTACGTACATTATTACAGTGTGGTTTGAAAGCGAATCAAATAGGTGTTATTACACCATATGAAGGACAAAGAGCATATATTACATCTttgttacaaaaaaatttaccaTTCCAACATGCATCAGATATAGAAGTAGCTTCTGTTGATGCTTTTCAAGGAAGAGAAAAagattttattcttttatcatGTGTTCgttctaataaaaaattaggaaTCGGTTTCTTGAATGATCCTAGAAGATTAAACGTTGCTTTAACAAGAGCAAAATATGGATTAATCATTTGTGGTAATGCAAAAGTTTTGTCAAGACAACATTATATAACTAAGGAGAAAATTAATTCTAATGAAACTATTACAAATGTAAATTCTGTATGGATTAATTTATTGACACAATTTAAGAAAAAGGATCTAATAGTAGAAGGATGCTTATCTAATTTGAAACTAGTCACTATTAATATTCCAACACCTGTGAAACAGCCATCcagatatattaattttaattattttgaagGATATGAAAGGGCTGACAAGGGTAGAGCGTTAGGTTCTACTTCATTTAGAAGAATAACAAGTGCCGGTTATGTGGACAACATATACGGGAATAGCAGAATTACTAATTACAATTATACCAGTGGTAATTATGATAGAAACAATGACAAGTTCAATTATAATAGTGGTAAGAACAGGAAGAAGTTTAACAGTAATATCAGTAGCACTTCGACAAAccataacaataatatatcttatattaatatgaatatgtCCAATCACAGCTACTGCAATGACTCTGTTATGAACAAGGACTTCTTTAGCTTCATGAACCATCATCCCGGAAGCAAACATGGTTTAAACTCCTACATTAACAATATGAGTCAATTATCACAGCTTAATGATTATTCTGTCGATAATAGGAATTTGTTACTGTCAGAAGGTGGGAAGCTTCACGACGCATCCTTTTCGTCTaacgaaaaatataacagCAGCGTGAAAAACTGCAGAAGTAACTGCGGCTCTATCTGCGACAGTAGTATCGGTAACAATCCTTCTAATTccaattttttgtattacaACAATAATTTGACAGAAGACAAGAATATGTCAAACAACTCGGTAGATTTAAATTGCAAAGAAGGTTATTACAActtaaattcaaaaaattgcGATATATTTCctcaattattttattataaaaacaatcAGAGTGATAATTTCCATCCTTCTTACCAATATGCCAATGAGACTAATGAAAACCGTAGTCTGACATTAGCAcccaaaaaatttaagaataaaaatgttatgtCGAGTTCCGAACATCCAAATATGTTGCTGCAGGATGGTTCCGTGCTTGTAGGAGATTTCAAGTTAAGCGGCGATCCAACGCAAGATGTGTGA